The following are encoded together in the Triticum dicoccoides isolate Atlit2015 ecotype Zavitan chromosome 6B, WEW_v2.0, whole genome shotgun sequence genome:
- the LOC119320787 gene encoding pentatricopeptide repeat-containing protein At2g17033-like, which translates to MLRPVKGTGKRARRSKIRWGKSGSEYQIVTHSLSQIGSEGKGDEIWACATLTSGPVPTGHGAPTHSSTASTTGDVGVTGLAAEAEEALKEMVSLGYQPDAFQFGLVAKCYGKAGQLAEMERVIASMSDAGIRLGTGAANIVLSCYSACRDHGKMLAWLKKMRKLRVAPTTKAYNFVLNSCPTVVSMARQLDPSLPLSAAQLVRKLKSASPWPAEAEVVQELLAASSVLNKAMVWSETEVKLNLHGFSITSTYVLMLQWVDSVKVSRTLPLEVSVVCGVGKHSDVRGEPKVRELAQEVLSRMGSPLQLSVRNKGRLMAKRDRLKQCLATEWTSVVPEESTDQSPNASDQHPFLPNLLRKLGQFFSSFVPVSR; encoded by the exons ATGTTACGGCCGGTGAAAGGAACGGGGAAAAGGGCGCGGCGGAGCAAAATCCGGTGGGGAAAAAGTGGCTCTGAGTACCAAATTGTCACGCACTCGCTGTCTCAGATCGGATCGGAGGGGAAGGGGGATGAGATTTGGGCTTG TGCCACCCTTACAAGTGGGCCCGTGCCAACTGGCCACGGGGCCCCAACTCACTCGTCCACCGCATCCACCACTGGTGATGTAGGTGTGACAGGCCTCGCCGCCGAGGCCGAGGAGGCGCTCAAGGAGATGGTGTCTCTGGGGTACCAGCCGGATGCGTTTCAGTTTGGGTTGGTGGCGAAATGCTATGGGAAGGCAGGTCAATTGGCTGAGATGGAGAGGGTGATTGCATCCATGTCGGACGCTGGCATCCGGCTGGGCACTGGCGCGGCGAACATTGTCCTCTCATGCTACAGCGCTTGCCGTGACCATGGCAAGATGCTAGCGTGGCTGAAGAAGATGCGGAAGTTGCGCGTTGCACCGACAACCAAAGCCTACAATTTCGTGCTCAACTCCTGCCCGACGGTGGTGTCGATGGCTCGGCAATTGGACCCTTCGCTCCCGCTGTCGGCGGCGCAGTTGGTGAGGAAGCTCAAGTCTGCATCTCCATGGCCGGCAGAAGCTGAGGTGGTGCAGGAGCTTCTGGCAGCCTCGTCAGTGTTGAACAAGGCGATGGTTTGGTCAGAAACTGAGGTGAAGCTGAACCTGCATGGGTTCAGTATAACTTCAACCTATGTGCTGATGCTGCAGTGGGTGGACTCAGTGAAAGTGAGCCGCACATTACCATTGGAAGTGTCTGTGGTGTGTGGTGTCGGGAAGCACAGCGATGTCCGAGGTGAGCCCAAAGTGCGGGAGCTGGCACAAGAGGTTCTGAGCCGGATGGGGAGCCCTCTGCAGCTGTCCGTGAGGAACAAAGGCCGGCTCATGGCGAAGCGAGACAGGTTGAAACAATGTCTGGCCACTGAGTGGACTTCCGTGGTGCCTGAGGAGAGCACGGATCAGTCACCCAATGCAAGTGATCAGCACCCATTTTTGCCCAATCTTTTAAGGAAACTTGGGCAGTTCTTTTCCTCATTTGTGCCAGTTTCCAGATGA